A region from the Stutzerimonas stutzeri genome encodes:
- a CDS encoding maltoporin — protein MKKTTRLGFAISLASLAMPFTVHALDFNGYVRSGIGESSSSASQACFQLPGAPSKFRLGNECEQYAELGLRQDLLTLDDGSVVSLEGMAALYNQYDHTPKFTGDHGWARMVQAYAEWSKVPALNGGSLWAGRRFYKRNDIHISDFYYWNQSATGAGIEDMEIGGLKYSYAFSRKDNVFQENYINRHDFNVGGFDSNPGGELEFGVSYIDEPDRDDANSGWAVTVQHKQVGFLGGSNTFALQYGEGPGTGLGYTGDVTLGSSDKSWRAVEYFDWQVTPRFGGQFQAVYQKDKRQNGGDQDWISVGVRPVYALTDQFKLVAELGHDQIDAPEGTRKLTKFTVAPTWSPAGPEFWARPEIRLYYTYAQWNEAAQEAANLMAAGSALSDTGAFGGDQHGSNFGVQVEYWWD, from the coding sequence ATGAAAAAAACTACACGCCTGGGCTTCGCGATTTCGCTGGCGAGCCTGGCTATGCCGTTTACGGTTCACGCGCTGGATTTCAATGGTTACGTGCGCAGCGGGATCGGCGAATCGAGCAGTAGCGCGTCGCAAGCCTGCTTCCAGCTTCCGGGAGCCCCCTCCAAATTTCGCCTCGGCAACGAGTGCGAGCAGTATGCGGAGCTGGGGCTGCGTCAGGATCTGCTTACGCTGGATGACGGATCGGTGGTGAGCCTGGAAGGTATGGCGGCGCTCTACAACCAGTACGATCACACGCCCAAGTTCACCGGCGATCATGGTTGGGCCCGCATGGTTCAGGCCTACGCCGAATGGAGCAAGGTGCCGGCGCTCAACGGTGGTTCGCTATGGGCCGGCCGGCGTTTCTACAAGCGAAATGACATCCACATCTCGGACTTCTACTATTGGAACCAGAGTGCGACCGGCGCCGGTATCGAGGACATGGAAATCGGTGGGCTGAAGTACAGCTACGCATTTTCACGCAAGGACAACGTCTTCCAGGAAAACTACATCAACCGTCACGATTTCAACGTCGGGGGCTTCGACAGCAATCCCGGTGGCGAGCTCGAGTTCGGTGTCAGTTACATCGACGAGCCGGATCGTGACGATGCCAATAGCGGTTGGGCCGTTACCGTCCAGCACAAGCAGGTTGGTTTCCTCGGCGGTAGCAACACCTTTGCGCTCCAATACGGCGAGGGGCCGGGCACCGGTCTCGGCTATACCGGTGACGTGACCTTGGGCAGCAGTGACAAGAGCTGGCGAGCGGTCGAATACTTCGATTGGCAGGTAACCCCGCGTTTCGGCGGTCAGTTCCAGGCGGTGTACCAGAAGGACAAGCGTCAAAACGGCGGCGATCAGGACTGGATCTCTGTTGGTGTGCGTCCGGTCTACGCCTTGACCGATCAATTCAAGCTGGTCGCAGAGCTTGGGCATGACCAGATCGACGCGCCGGAAGGTACCCGCAAGCTGACCAAGTTCACCGTGGCGCCCACCTGGTCGCCTGCTGGGCCAGAGTTCTGGGCTCGCCCGGAGATTCGTCTGTATTACACCTACGCGCAATGGAACGAAGCGGCGCAGGAAGCGGCCAACCTGATGGCGGCCGGTAGTGCGCTGTCCGACACCGGAGCCTTTGGCGGCGACCAGCACGGCTCGAATTTCGGCGTGCAGGTCGAGTACTGGTGGGATTGA
- a CDS encoding ABC transporter ATP-binding protein, giving the protein MAALELCNVRKSYPGSSNDTLKDIDLKIDDGEFLILVGPSGCGKSTLMNCIAGLEDITGGEIRVDGADISTASPKDRDIAMVFQSYALYPTMTVQENIAFGLKMRKVPAAKIQEEVARVAQLLQIEHLLGRKPSQLSGGQQQRVAMGRALARRPKIYLFDEPLSNLDAKLRVEMRTEIKLMHQRLKTTTVYVTHDQIEAMTLGDKVAVMKDGIVQQFGTPKEIYNDPANLFVASFIGSPPMNFIPLRLSKRGGGWSALLESGQDRCELPVNAAPGESLEGRDVILGIRPEQICVGAASELPSLRAEVQVVEPTGPDTMVFVTLNQTKVCCRLAPDAAPNPGETLTLQFEPGKVLLFDAQTGERLGLMSDTSSSGHDGTVTRLVAR; this is encoded by the coding sequence ATGGCTGCACTTGAACTTTGCAACGTCCGCAAGAGCTATCCGGGTAGCTCCAATGACACCTTGAAAGACATCGACCTGAAGATCGACGACGGCGAATTCCTGATCCTGGTCGGCCCCTCCGGCTGCGGAAAGTCGACCTTGATGAACTGCATCGCCGGGCTCGAAGACATCACCGGCGGGGAAATCCGTGTAGACGGGGCGGACATCAGTACCGCCAGCCCAAAGGATCGTGACATCGCGATGGTGTTCCAGTCCTACGCGCTGTACCCGACCATGACGGTTCAGGAAAACATCGCCTTCGGCCTGAAGATGCGCAAGGTGCCGGCGGCCAAGATCCAGGAAGAAGTGGCTCGCGTCGCGCAGCTGCTGCAGATCGAGCATCTGCTGGGGCGCAAGCCGTCGCAGCTGTCGGGTGGTCAACAGCAGCGCGTGGCGATGGGGCGTGCGCTGGCGCGGCGGCCCAAGATCTATCTGTTCGATGAGCCGTTATCGAACCTCGACGCCAAGCTGCGGGTGGAGATGCGCACCGAGATCAAACTGATGCATCAGCGACTGAAGACCACCACGGTATATGTCACCCACGACCAGATCGAGGCGATGACACTCGGCGACAAGGTCGCGGTGATGAAGGATGGCATCGTCCAGCAGTTCGGTACGCCGAAGGAGATCTACAACGATCCGGCCAACCTGTTTGTCGCGAGCTTCATCGGGTCGCCGCCGATGAACTTCATTCCGCTGCGTCTGAGTAAGCGTGGAGGCGGCTGGTCCGCGCTGCTGGAAAGCGGCCAGGACCGCTGCGAGTTGCCGGTCAATGCGGCACCTGGCGAGTCATTGGAGGGGCGCGACGTGATCCTGGGAATCCGGCCGGAGCAAATTTGCGTCGGCGCTGCCAGTGAGCTCCCTTCGCTGCGCGCCGAGGTGCAGGTCGTCGAGCCAACCGGCCCGGACACCATGGTCTTCGTCACGCTCAATCAGACCAAGGTGTGTTGCCGTCTGGCACCGGATGCCGCACCCAATCCTGGTGAAACACTCACGCTGCAGTTCGAGCCGGGAAAGGTGCTGCTGTTCGATGCACAGACCGGCGAGCGCTTGGGTTTGATGTCCGATACCAGTTCGTCAGGGCATGACGGGACCGTTACCCGGCTCGTTGCCCGCTGA
- a CDS encoding carbohydrate ABC transporter permease, with amino-acid sequence MTKSLNLSRLAIHATLLLAAALYLVPLVVMLLTSFKTPDDIRTGNLLSWPDVFTVIGWVKAWAVVDGYFWNSVKIAVPAVLISTALGALNGYVLSMWRFRGSQLFFGLLLFGCFLPFQTVLLPASFTLGKFGLANTTAGLVLVHVVYGIAFTTLFFRNFYVSVPDALVRAARLDGAGFFTIFGRILLPMSTPIIMVCLIWQFTQIWNDFLFGVVFASGDSQPITVALNNLVNTSTGAKEYNVDMAAAMIAGLPTLVVYILAGKYFLRGLTAGAVKG; translated from the coding sequence ATGACTAAATCACTCAATCTGAGTCGGCTCGCTATCCACGCCACGCTACTGTTGGCGGCGGCCTTGTACCTGGTGCCGCTGGTGGTGATGTTGCTGACCAGCTTCAAGACGCCCGATGACATCCGCACGGGCAACCTGCTTTCCTGGCCGGACGTGTTCACCGTGATCGGCTGGGTCAAGGCGTGGGCCGTAGTCGACGGCTATTTCTGGAACTCGGTGAAGATCGCCGTACCGGCCGTGCTGATTTCGACGGCGCTCGGCGCCTTGAACGGCTACGTCCTGTCGATGTGGCGCTTCCGCGGCTCGCAGCTGTTCTTCGGGTTGCTGCTGTTCGGTTGCTTTCTGCCATTCCAAACCGTGCTGCTTCCAGCTTCGTTCACCCTGGGCAAGTTCGGTCTGGCCAACACCACGGCCGGACTGGTGCTGGTGCACGTTGTCTATGGCATCGCCTTCACTACGCTGTTTTTCCGCAACTTCTACGTGAGCGTGCCGGATGCCCTGGTGCGAGCCGCACGCCTGGACGGTGCCGGCTTCTTCACCATCTTCGGGCGGATTCTGCTGCCCATGTCGACGCCGATCATCATGGTTTGCCTGATATGGCAGTTCACCCAGATCTGGAACGACTTCCTCTTCGGGGTGGTATTCGCCAGCGGCGACTCGCAGCCGATCACGGTGGCGCTGAACAACCTGGTCAACACCAGCACGGGCGCCAAGGAATACAACGTCGATATGGCCGCGGCGATGATCGCCGGGCTGCCAACGCTGGTGGTGTACATCCTCGCCGGCAAGTATTTCCTGCGTGGGCTCACGGCCGGCGCGGTCAAGGGTTAG